The Solidesulfovibrio fructosivorans JJ] genomic interval TTGCCTTCCGTTTTTTTATCATTGCGCCGGGCGATGTAAATACTCCATTCGTATTCGACCCAGCCGGAGATGATGTATTCGGGTTTTGATGCGACGACGACCATGTGACGGCACTGGGAAATGGCTTTGGCAATAGACTTGAGATACTGGGATTGGCCGACGAAGCTGACTGAAATCGTGCTGAAAAAAGGATTGAATCCATGCTGCTGCAGGAATTCAAAAATTTTGTAGGCGTATTTCTCGTCTTCACTTTTAAAACTGATGAAGACGTCGAAGGTCGTTTTGTCGTCGGCCATGGTGCACGCCGCTTGGATGATTACTTGTGTTTTTAAAAGAGAGCGTAACAGAATCAGGATAAAAAATAAAAGAATACGAGGTGGCAAGCAGCTTGTCAAACACCGTTGGGCGAGTCATGCTCTAACCCATAAGCGCTGGAGACTGTTGCGGGGGGGCAACGGTGCGTCGCTAACGGCAAAAAAGCGACAGCAGCCATTTGACCCGGCCGCACAGGCGCGGTTCCCCTTTGGTGGGGGCGTCGGGGCAGTCGACGAGTTCCGGGCGCAGGGCGAGGATGGACCGCACGGCCAGTTCCGCGCCGTAGCCGGTCAGAGCGGCGCACTGGGCGGCATGGGCCTTGGCGTCGTCCTTGACCTTCTTGGATAGCACCCGGCAGCAGGCGGATTTGTGGCGGTTGACGAAGGCTTCGTGGATGGCGGCGGATTGTTGCCGGATGGCTTGCCGAGTCGGGCCGTGTCCGCCCCGGGCGCAGACCATGCCCACGGAGGCGCAGGCGCCGGCTATGGCCCCGCACAGGCAGCCCCGGTCGCCGATGCCGGCTGTCAGCCCGGCGGCGATGCCGACCGCCTGCTCGTCGGGCAGGGGCTGGCCGAAGGCCTCGTTGACCGCGACCATGATGGCTTCGGCGCAAAGGAGCTTACGGTTGGCGAAAAGGGCGGCGGCATGCTTGCCCACGGCCGCGACCAGGGCATCCGCCGCCTCCAGGCGTGGCGCGGGAGAGTTCATGATTGGCTGCCTTTTGAGGGGGGGCTTTGAGGGCAGGGGGTTGCGTCGGAAAAAATCGAACAGCAGCATTGCTTTTTCACCGCCAAGGGGGCGGGGGATTCTCCCTATGGACGGTCCGGGAGGAAGCCGCTCCTCCTCCCGGACGTCGGGGAGGTGTTCCCCCGTACTTACTTCACCGCTTCGACGGGATAGCCCGCGCCCTTCCAGGCGAAGATGCCGCCCGGGAAGCGGTAGACGTTTTTATAGCCGAGCTTTTTGGCCCAGATCGCGCCGTTGTGGCTGCGCGTGCATTTGACGAAGCCGCAGTAGATCACGATGGTTTTGTTTTTGTCCGGGCCGAGCAGCTTGACGTAGTCGGCCTCGGTCTTGCCGCCGGTCTCCTTGGCGTCCCATTTTTCCATGTCCGGGATGGGGAAGACGAAATTGACGGCACCGGGGATGTGCTCCTTCTTGTAGCTGTCCTCGAAGGGCATGGTGTCGACGATGACCATCTTTTTGCCCGCGTCGATCCACTCTTTGAGCTCCGTCGTCGAAACAAGGCCGTAGCCGCCTTTCTGGGTGTCCCGCACCA includes:
- a CDS encoding rhodanese-like domain-containing protein, whose protein sequence is MRAVKLTLILALLSVFCLAQTALANKFEDEAAKEKEAVKLVRDTQKGGYGLVSTTELKEWIDAGKKMVIVDTMPFEDSYKKEHIPGAVNFVFPIPDMEKWDAKETGGKTEADYVKLLGPDKNKTIVIYCGFVKCTRSHNGAIWAKKLGYKNVYRFPGGIFAWKGAGYPVEAVK
- a CDS encoding C-GCAxxG-C-C family (seleno)protein, which gives rise to MNSPAPRLEAADALVAAVGKHAAALFANRKLLCAEAIMVAVNEAFGQPLPDEQAVGIAAGLTAGIGDRGCLCGAIAGACASVGMVCARGGHGPTRQAIRQQSAAIHEAFVNRHKSACCRVLSKKVKDDAKAHAAQCAALTGYGAELAVRSILALRPELVDCPDAPTKGEPRLCGRVKWLLSLFCR